From one Lycium barbarum isolate Lr01 chromosome 6, ASM1917538v2, whole genome shotgun sequence genomic stretch:
- the LOC132644991 gene encoding probable aspartic proteinase GIP2, which produces MASSSSCLHAILLCSLLFITSTIAQNQTSFRPKGLILPVTKDASTLQYLTQINQRTPLVPVSLTLDLGGQFLWVDCDQGYVSSSYKPARCRSAQCSLAESSSCGECFSPPRPGCNNNTCGLFPDNTVTRTATSGELASDIVSVQSSNGKNPGRNVSDKDFLFVCGATFLLQGLASGVKGMAGLGRTRISLPSQFSAEFSFPRKFAVCLSSSTNSKGVVLFGDGPYFFLPNREFSNNDFQYTPLFINPVSTASAFSSGQPSSEYFIGVKSIKINQKVVPINTTLLSIDNQGVGGTKISTVNPYTVLETSIYNAVINFFVKELANVTRVSPVAPFGACFDSRNISSTRVGPGVPSIDLVLQNENVYWRIFGANSMVQVSENVLCLGFVDGGVNARTSIVIGGHTIENNLLQFDIARSRLGFTSSILFRQTTCANFNFTSIA; this is translated from the coding sequence ATGGCTTCTTCATCTTCATGTTTACATGCCATTCTCTTGTGCTCTCTTCTTTTTATTACTTCAACCATAGCCCAAAACCAAACTTCTTTCCGTCCCAAAGGCCTAATTCTCCCCGTCACAAAAGATGCTTCGACTCTCCAATACCTTACACAAATTAACCAAAGAACACCTCTTGTTCCTGTAAGTTTAACTCTTGATCTTGGTGGCCAATTTTTGTGGGTTGATTGTGACCAAGGTTACGTCTCCTCCTCGTATAAACCAGCCAGGTGTCGCTCCGCCCAGTGCTCACTGGCTGAATCTTCCAGTTGTGGAGAATGTTTTTCTCCACCTAGACCAGGTTGCAATAATAACACGTGTGGTCTATTTCCTGATAACACAGTTACTAGAACCGCTACTAGTGGAGAGTTAGCTTCTGATATTGTATCAGTACAGTCTTCTAATGGAAAAAATCCTGGCAGGAATGTAAGCGATAAAGATTTTCTCTTTGTTTGTGGCGCTACATTTCTTTTGCAAGGTCTTGCTAGTGGTGTAAAGGGGATGGCTGGTCTTGGAAGAACAAGAATATCTCTTCCTTCTCAATTCTCAGCTGAATTTAGCTTCCCTAGAAAATTTGCTGTTTGTTTGAGCTCTTCAACCAATTCTAAGGGTGTTGTTCTTTTTGGAGATGGTCCTTATTTTTTCCTTCCTAATAGGGAATTCTCAAACAATGATTTTCAATACACTCCACTTTTCATCAATCCAGTTAGCACAGCCTCAGCTTTTTCCTCAGGACAACCATCTTCTGAATACTTCATTGGAGTAAAATCTATTAAGATTAACCAAAAGGTTGTCCCAATAAACACAACTTTGTTGTCAATTGACAATCAAGGCGTTGGTGGAACTAAAATTAGCACAGTGAATCCTTACACAGTCTTGGAGACTTCAATATACAATGCTGTTATAAATTTCTTTGTCAAGGAACTTGCTAATGTCACAAGGGTTTCACCCGTGGCACCATTCGGGGCTTGTTTTGACTCAAGAAACATTTCGAGTACAAGAGTTGGACCAGGTGTGCCATCCATTGATCTTGTTTTGCAAAATGAGAATGTTTATTGGAGGATTTTTGGAGCAAACTCAATGGTACAAGTTAGTGAAAATGTTTTGTGTCTTGGGTTTGTGGATGGTGGTGTTAATGCAAGAACTTCTATTGTGATTGGAGGACACACAATTGAGAACAATCTTTTGCAGTTTGATATTGCAAGATCAAGATTGGGATTCACATCTTCAATCCTTTTCCGACAAACTACATGTGCCAATTTTAACTTCACTTCAATTGCTTAG